From Granulicella cerasi, a single genomic window includes:
- a CDS encoding nitroreductase family protein, which produces MATTQKTLAQAIRERRATPSFDGEPIEASDLRQILDAGLMSPSSYNLQPWRFVVVQNPEQLRKLRGACYNQAKVEEASAVIVACGDRDGWRKDIDEVIRVGREAGMPESYAAQMAGNVPPYLANFNEWQMAGWLNKQVMIAVTSMMWMAETLGYDTAPMEGFEQQGICETLKLPMSYWVVSLLAIGHLRGPQKFDGGRFDISHTVFGEEYGKPLK; this is translated from the coding sequence ATGGCAACGACGCAAAAAACGCTGGCGCAGGCGATTCGCGAACGACGCGCAACGCCGAGCTTTGACGGCGAGCCGATAGAGGCCTCGGACCTACGGCAGATTCTGGATGCGGGATTGATGTCTCCCAGTAGCTATAACCTGCAGCCCTGGCGCTTTGTGGTGGTGCAGAATCCCGAACAGCTGCGGAAGCTGCGCGGGGCCTGCTACAACCAGGCGAAGGTGGAAGAAGCTTCGGCGGTGATCGTCGCGTGTGGTGACCGCGATGGCTGGCGCAAAGACATTGATGAGGTGATTCGCGTAGGCCGCGAGGCCGGGATGCCGGAGAGTTACGCCGCGCAGATGGCAGGCAATGTGCCGCCGTATCTGGCGAACTTCAACGAGTGGCAGATGGCAGGCTGGCTGAACAAGCAGGTGATGATCGCCGTAACCTCGATGATGTGGATGGCCGAGACGTTGGGCTATGACACTGCGCCGATGGAAGGCTTTGAGCAGCAGGGGATCTGCGAAACGCTGAAGCTGCCGATGAGCTACTGGGTTGTGTCGCTGCTGGCGATCGGCCACCTGCGTGGACCGCAGAAGTTCGACGGCGGACGCTTTGACATTTCGCATACAGTGTTTGGCGAGGAATACGGCAAGCCGCTGAAGTAA
- a CDS encoding UbiX family flavin prenyltransferase has translation MMMSSNAPVEIALALTGASGAMLAQRMLRALEADTRVARVHLTASDAALRVIAEEMSLSGRNDLAEKLLDSPAKKTVAYTHQDVGAPIASGSYPLHAMVVLPCSMGTLAGIANGSAGNLIERAADVCLKERRRLVLCVRETPLSLIHLRNMTAATEAGATIFPVAPTFYNHPQTLEDMAQNYVDRVLAHIALPQSGAYIWKG, from the coding sequence ATGATGATGTCTTCAAACGCCCCCGTGGAGATCGCCCTTGCGCTGACCGGCGCCAGCGGTGCAATGCTCGCGCAACGAATGCTCCGTGCGCTCGAAGCGGACACGCGCGTTGCACGCGTTCATCTCACAGCCTCTGATGCCGCGCTGCGCGTGATCGCAGAAGAGATGAGCCTCTCTGGCCGCAACGATCTCGCTGAGAAGCTACTTGACTCGCCGGCGAAGAAGACCGTCGCCTACACGCACCAGGACGTCGGCGCACCCATCGCTTCAGGCAGCTATCCGCTCCATGCGATGGTCGTGCTGCCCTGCTCCATGGGAACGCTCGCGGGCATTGCGAACGGCTCTGCCGGCAACCTCATCGAGCGCGCCGCCGATGTCTGCCTCAAGGAACGTCGACGCCTCGTTCTCTGCGTACGCGAGACCCCGTTGAGCCTCATTCACCTGCGCAACATGACGGCGGCGACAGAAGCGGGCGCGACCATCTTCCCCGTCGCACCCACCTTCTACAACCACCCGCAAACGCTTGAGGACATGGCGCAGAACTACGTCGACCGCGTGCTCGCGCACATCGCCCTGCCGCAGTCTGGCGCTTATATCTGGAAGGGTTAG
- a CDS encoding alpha/beta fold hydrolase → MKMLGRLVALVVLLLAVAGLLLWRAPLWTSRQVTHFGLFLSRVQSNYVMTPEGRVHYYEAEASTPGGGIPLVLVHGLADRSESWAPMLRKLKRAGFHVYAPDLLGAGRSPMPEGADYSIAAEEKFVGDFIDSLGLQHTSLGGWSMGGFIAMKLANEHPEKIDRVVIYDAAGLAEGMPEPPANVFEPKSADDVYQLFALMEPHAKRLPERVADGVVDAMQEHQAVIHAQLADMKTRKDALDDKLGNFSKPLLIVWGKDDRLVPLAVGQKFHTLVPNSELDIVEGCGHLAPLYCAGRVAAATADYLKANPAPAGQVRTLTAMGR, encoded by the coding sequence ATGAAGATGTTGGGTCGTCTGGTGGCGTTGGTGGTGTTGTTGCTCGCGGTGGCAGGGTTGCTGCTGTGGCGAGCGCCGCTGTGGACGAGCCGACAGGTGACGCACTTCGGGCTGTTCCTTTCTCGCGTGCAGAGCAACTACGTGATGACGCCTGAGGGCCGCGTGCACTACTACGAGGCCGAGGCGAGTACACCTGGCGGCGGCATTCCGCTGGTGCTGGTGCATGGCCTTGCAGACCGTAGCGAGAGCTGGGCTCCAATGCTGCGCAAACTGAAGCGCGCGGGCTTCCATGTATATGCTCCGGATCTGCTGGGTGCGGGACGTTCGCCGATGCCGGAAGGCGCGGATTATTCGATCGCCGCTGAAGAGAAGTTTGTCGGCGACTTCATCGATTCGCTGGGTCTGCAGCATACGTCGCTCGGCGGTTGGTCAATGGGCGGCTTCATCGCGATGAAGCTGGCGAACGAACACCCGGAGAAGATCGATCGCGTGGTGATCTACGACGCTGCGGGGCTGGCCGAGGGAATGCCTGAGCCTCCTGCGAATGTCTTTGAGCCGAAGTCCGCTGACGATGTGTATCAGCTGTTTGCGCTGATGGAGCCCCATGCAAAGCGCCTGCCGGAGCGTGTGGCTGACGGTGTCGTGGATGCCATGCAGGAGCACCAGGCGGTGATCCATGCGCAACTGGCCGACATGAAGACCCGCAAGGATGCGCTGGACGACAAGCTCGGCAATTTCTCCAAGCCGCTGCTGATTGTGTGGGGCAAGGATGACCGCTTGGTCCCGCTGGCAGTGGGGCAAAAGTTCCACACGCTGGTGCCGAACTCGGAGCTGGATATCGTTGAGGGCTGTGGGCATCTTGCGCCGTTGTATTGCGCGGGACGCGTGGCAGCGGCGACGGCCGACTATCTCAAGGCGAATCCTGCGCCGGCAGGGCAAGTACGCACCCTGACCGCGATGGGCCGCTAA